The segment GCGGCCAAACGCTGTGGACAACGGTGCTAAGCTTTCTATTATTAATTGGTATAGCTTTTCAATTCAAGCTTCGAAGTTTTCAAAAGCAAGGACCTATTGTTGTAACAGCAACTATTGTAATTGGCGGTTTGTTAACAGCTTTACAACCTTATTTAAAAAATCTAGCTGTTGCTCATTTTATTATGATTTGCTTTGTGCTTGCAGTGGCGAATCTCGTCTTGTTTTATAAACAATGGGGTTTCGTTAAGCTTGAACGCTTAAGTGGTCAGTTTGTCTTTGATACGACATTGAAAATTTTTGGCGCAGCCATACCGCTATCTGCCTTTGTTGATACAGGCAATCAAGCGATTGAACCACTTTCAGGAAAACCTGTTCATTTTGTTTCTTATACAGCTTTACGTCCACATTTACCCGCAGCTTTCCGCAAATCATTAATAGAGTGGCAGGAAACAGACCCATACAATGTATCCATGTTTGCAGAAGATTACCAGCGTTATATCCGATTTATTCATGTTAATACCGTACAGCAGCAAAGCGTTGTACTTGGCTTTCGTTTTGATGAATGGCATATCAAGGGAGAGCCCTCACAAGTGAAAACAAATGAATATATCGTGTTAACCAAAAAAGCTAAAAATTTTCCGCATAGCACAGCAGCAATTTTACATTTTTCAGCGCTTTCAAATAACTCATAGAGGGGGAGAACGATTGCTTCTTAGGCTACTTGCTAGCTTGAAAAAATTATGGAGTAAGTTTCGAAGTCGTGAAACGTACTATATAGGGGGAAATGATTCATTGCCAGTGCCACTAAGTCGAGAAGAAGAAGTTACAGTGATTGCATCCTTTATGAACGGTGATTTACGAGCTAGAGATACACTAATTGAACGCAATTTGCGTCTTGTTGTTTATATTGCTAGACGTTTTGATAATACAGGTACGCCAATTGAGGATTTAATTAGCATTGGCTCCATTGGATTAATCAAAGCGATTGAAACATTTAATACAGATAAAAATATTAAACTTGCAACCTATGCATCACGCTGCATTGAAAATGAAATTTTAATGCACTTACGAAAAACAAGCCGTATGAAAGGTGAAGTTTCATTAGATGAACCACTCAACTCCGATGCAGATGGAAATGAATTATTATTATCGGATATTTTAGGAACAGAAGAGCATATTATTTTAGATAATGTAGAGAAAAAAATCGAACGTCAGCATATGTTCCATGCGATTAATTTGCTTGGTGCACGTGAACGTTATATTATGGAATGCCGCTTTGGACTAAACGGTAAAGCGGAAATGACACAAAAAGAGGTTGCCGACCATTTAGGTATATCTCAATCCTATATTTCCCGTTTAGAAAAGAAAATTATTCAAGATTTACGTGAAAACTTAAATCAACCGATATCATAGAAAGGGAATTTTACCCTACCTAAAATTGGTCATAGCTTTTGTGCATATTCTTGTTGCTCTCGGACAAACTGATGTCACGGTTTAGTCAGAGAATAACATCCGGAGGAATCGAATATGCGAACAAAAGTAGATCTTTGCGGCTTAGATACATCGACTTTGCCAATTTTAAAGCACGAGGAAATGAAGGAGCTCTTTATCCGTTTGCAAGCAGGGGAAACGGAAATTCGAGAAGAGCTTGTCATGTGCAATTTAAGGTTAGTGCTAAGTATTGTTGGTCGATTTGCCTATCGAGGTGAACAGGCAGATGATTTATTTCAAGTAGGGTGTATTGGCCTTATGAAAGCCATTGATCATTTTGATTTAAAGCATAATGTACGGTTTTCGACATATGCTGTGCCAATGATTATTGGTGAAATTCGTCGCCATCTGCGTGATCATCATGCATTGCGAGTTTCTCGCTCCTTAAGAGATATAGCCTATAAAGCAATGCAGGCAAAAGAGCAATGGATAACTGATAATTTGCGAGAACCTACGATTGAAGAAATTGCCGAAATGATTGATATGAAAAAAGAAGATGTGTTATTTGCTTTAGATGCTATTCAAGACCCTGTTTCATTGCAGGAACCTATTTATTCAGACGGCGGAGATGCTGTTTATATGATGGACCAATTGCGTGATGATGATGTATCAGAGGATCAATGGGTTGCCTATGTATCGGTGAAGGAAAGCTTACAAAAGTTAGATGAACGTCAGCAAATGATTGTGGCAAAGCGTTTTTATTACGGTGAAACACAAACTGAAATTGCCAAGGAGTTAGGGATTTCACAAGCACAAATCTCACGCCTAGAAAAAAATGCGATTGAAACAATGCAAAAAGATTACAAATAAAAAAATGCGCATCCGATTATTCGGTGCGCATTTTCTCTTCATTCAATGAACAATTGATACATAAATATAAAGAGATAGCAACGTTTTAGAATGGAAGTAGATGGTAATAGATAGAGGAGGGATGTTAGTGCGATTCTCAATGTTGCAGCAAAAAGAAGTAATTGAAGCAGGGAATGGACGTTTTATAGGGTTTGTTGTAGATGCTGAAGTATCAAAGGAAACAGGCTATGTTACCGCATTTTTAATTGCTGAGCCTCGTAAATATTTGGGCTTTTTTAAAGGGGAGGAATCTGTGAGAAAGGTATATATGAAGGATGTGCTTGTCGTCGGCAAGGACGTTATTTTAGTGAAGGCACTTTCTTAAGACAAAAGATTCGTTTTTTATGCATGCTAATGCTGATATAGGTCAGGCTATTCATTGATAAATCAACCATTGCTTGTTACAATAAGAGAAACTATTGTTGTAAAGTTGGGAAGAACAGTGACAAAAATCTTAACAAATTTAAGCAAAATAAATGATGTACTGATAGCAGCAGCAAAGCGAGGCAATCGTGATGCTAGTAAAGTTCAAATTATTGCCGTAACAAAAGAAGTTTCTGTGGAAAGAACACAAGAAGCAATTGATGCAGGGCTTATTCATTTTGGCGAAAATAGACCTGAAGGCTTCAATCATAAAATTGCAGCGATTCAAGCCGATGTGCATTGGCATTATATTGGGTCACTACAAACACGCAAAGTCAAGCAAGTTATTAACAACATTGATTATTTACACTCCTTAGATCGTTTGAGTTTGGCACAAGAAATTGAAAAACGAGCAGAAAAACCTGTTAAATGTTTTGTACAAGTAAATGTTTCTGGTGAAGAATCAAAGCATGGGCTAATGGTTGAGGAAGTTTTACCTTTTGTAGAAGCATTAACAAGTTTTACAAAAATTCAAGTTGTGGGTTTAATGACAATGGCACCAAATACAGAAGACAAAGCACTTATTCGCTCTGTTTTCAAGCAATTAAAACAATGTCAACAGCAAATAGCCGAGCGAGGATTCGCACATGCACCTTGTACCGAGTTATCAATGGGCATGTCTAATGACTTTGAAATTGCGGTAGAGGAAGGGGCTACTTTTGTTCGAGTCGGTACGGCTCTTGTTGGAAATGAAAGAGGGGAACAGGATGAGCATGAAAAATAAAATTAAAAACTTCTTTTACCTTGAAGAGGAACTAGAAGAAGAGATCACGCAAGCTCCTATTCAACAGCAACAACCCATACAACACCAGCAACAAGTTCAAACAGCAAAGCCTAAAAAAAACATGAAAGAACGCAAAGCGCCCGTCCATGAAATTATGCCACAAAGCACAGCAACGCCTAACAACATTGTTAGTTTACAGGCAGCGATGAGTTCGAAAGGAGCAAAAGTGGTTTTAGTTGAGCCTAGAGTATATGCAGAAGCGCAAGATATCGCAGAGCATTTAAAAAATAAACGGGCAACAATTGTAAATTTGCAGCGTATCGAGCGGGAGCAAGGAAAACGAATTATTGATTTTTTAAGCGGTACAGTGTATGCCCTTGCAGGGGATATTCAACGAATTGGTAAAGATATTTTCCTTTGCACACCTGATAACGTAGAAGTAACTGGGGAAATTACGAACTTTATTTTAGACGATAATTAATAGCGAGGATTGTAGTTTATATGACTTTTTTGATTATACTTAACTATATATCGTTAGCATTTAGGATTTATTCATTTTTGCTAATTATATATATTTTAATGTCTTGGGTGCCTGCTGCGCAAAATTCATCATTTGGACGTATGCTGGCAAGAGTATGTGAGCCATACTTAGGGATTTTCAGACGATTTATTCCACCTATTGGAATGATTGATATTTCTCCTATCGTGGCAATCTTTATGCTGAATTTTATTGAACGAGGGCTTTTTATAGTCATTCAGAAAATATACTTTATGTTTATTTAAAAGAAAATCCTCACGATTTGGTGAGGGTTTTTTTAATGCTATAGTAGTTGGTGGATAGAATGCTAAGAGTGACGGATAGAATAAAGGAAGTAACGGATAGAATACTAAAAGTGGCGGATAGAATGTCAAAGGTGAAGGAGATAATCAAATGGAGCATTTAATTCAGCATTTTCGAAAAGAGGAACAACCCTTTATTGAACAGGTGGTTAATTGGCAGCGTGAGGTGGAAGATCGCTATGCACCAAAGCTAACGGATTTTCTTGATCCAAGGCAGCGCTTTATTGTGGCATCCATTATTGGACAAGACGATACATTAAAAACAGCAAGCATGGGGTTATTTGATAAGGCGGAGAGGCAGCGTATGCTTATTTTTCCTACTTATTTTGAACCGACTGAGGATGACTTCCAGCTCGTAGCATTTACCATTCATTACCCTGTGAAATTTGTACAATTGCGACATCCTGACGTTTTAGGTGCATTGTTATCATTAGGCTTAAACCGTGGTAAGTTTGGAGATATTCGTGTGAATGAGCATCAGGTGCAATTTGTCGTTGCGCAAGAGGTAGCAGACTATGTACGTTTGCATTTAACAGGCATTGGCAAGGTAAAGGTACATGTGGAGGCAATAAAGGAAATGGAGCCGCTGCTTGTTAATGAGGACGAATGGCTTGAGGAATCTCATACGGTGTCTTCGATGCGTTTAGATGTTATTATTGCAACTGTTTTAAATGTGTCCCGTCAAAAGGCACAAGCACTTATTACAGGAAATAAAGTACGTGTAAATTGGACAGAGCGAGATGCTGTTGCTTTTGAATTACAAGAGGGCGATATTTTATCGATACGAGGAAGTGGACGTGTTAAAATTATTATGACAGAAGGCCGTACAAAAAAAGATAAAATTCGTCTACAAATCGGTCGATTGGCCCAAAAAGCTTGAAAGTGAAGTAATTTTCATTAATTTTTACTGCTAAGTTGTCGCAACAATTGTATAATAGAAATTATGAATGTACACGTAAAGGAGAGAAGGATTGTATGCCATTATCACCTATTGATATACATAATAAGGAGTTTACAAAGACCTTCAGGGGCTATGCTGAGGACGAGGTCAATGAATTTTTAGATCAGATTATTAAAGATTATGAAATTTTATTGCGTGAGAAAAAAGAAGTTGATCGACAGTTAGAAATCGCTTTAGAGCAAGCGAGGCATTTTAACACCTTAGAAGAAACTTTACAAAAATCTATAGTTGTGGCACAAGAGGCAGCGGATGAAGTACGCAGAAATTCACAAAAAGAGGCAAAGCTTATTGTCAAAGAAGCTGAAAAAAATGCTGATCGAATTGTCAATGAAGCATTAACAAAGGCACGTAAGGTAACGATTGAAATCGATGAGCTCAAGAAACAATCCAAAGTATTCCGTAATCGCTTTAAAATGCTTGTGGAGGCACAGCTTGACCTATTAAATGCAGATGATTGGGATCATTTGCTGCAATATGATATTGATCTAACTGAAATTCAAGCGTCTGTAGAGGAAGCACAGGAATCCGAAGATTTATAATTTTTTCTCTTGC is part of the Lysinibacillus sp. FSL K6-0232 genome and harbors:
- a CDS encoding sigma-E processing peptidase SpoIIGA — translated: MYGEWLVLINTLFNLAILMFTVRVTGVVVKHSRLLMSSICSSLVAVIGGQTLWTTVLSFLLLIGIAFQFKLRSFQKQGPIVVTATIVIGGLLTALQPYLKNLAVAHFIMICFVLAVANLVLFYKQWGFVKLERLSGQFVFDTTLKIFGAAIPLSAFVDTGNQAIEPLSGKPVHFVSYTALRPHLPAAFRKSLIEWQETDPYNVSMFAEDYQRYIRFIHVNTVQQQSVVLGFRFDEWHIKGEPSQVKTNEYIVLTKKAKNFPHSTAAILHFSALSNNS
- the sigE gene encoding RNA polymerase sporulation sigma factor SigE codes for the protein MLLRLLASLKKLWSKFRSRETYYIGGNDSLPVPLSREEEVTVIASFMNGDLRARDTLIERNLRLVVYIARRFDNTGTPIEDLISIGSIGLIKAIETFNTDKNIKLATYASRCIENEILMHLRKTSRMKGEVSLDEPLNSDADGNELLLSDILGTEEHIILDNVEKKIERQHMFHAINLLGARERYIMECRFGLNGKAEMTQKEVADHLGISQSYISRLEKKIIQDLRENLNQPIS
- the sigG gene encoding RNA polymerase sporulation sigma factor SigG, whose translation is MRTKVDLCGLDTSTLPILKHEEMKELFIRLQAGETEIREELVMCNLRLVLSIVGRFAYRGEQADDLFQVGCIGLMKAIDHFDLKHNVRFSTYAVPMIIGEIRRHLRDHHALRVSRSLRDIAYKAMQAKEQWITDNLREPTIEEIAEMIDMKKEDVLFALDAIQDPVSLQEPIYSDGGDAVYMMDQLRDDDVSEDQWVAYVSVKESLQKLDERQQMIVAKRFYYGETQTEIAKELGISQAQISRLEKNAIETMQKDYK
- a CDS encoding PRC-barrel domain-containing protein, translated to MLVRFSMLQQKEVIEAGNGRFIGFVVDAEVSKETGYVTAFLIAEPRKYLGFFKGEESVRKVYMKDVLVVGKDVILVKALS
- a CDS encoding YggS family pyridoxal phosphate-dependent enzyme codes for the protein MTKILTNLSKINDVLIAAAKRGNRDASKVQIIAVTKEVSVERTQEAIDAGLIHFGENRPEGFNHKIAAIQADVHWHYIGSLQTRKVKQVINNIDYLHSLDRLSLAQEIEKRAEKPVKCFVQVNVSGEESKHGLMVEEVLPFVEALTSFTKIQVVGLMTMAPNTEDKALIRSVFKQLKQCQQQIAERGFAHAPCTELSMGMSNDFEIAVEEGATFVRVGTALVGNERGEQDEHEK
- a CDS encoding cell division protein SepF; its protein translation is MSMKNKIKNFFYLEEELEEEITQAPIQQQQPIQHQQQVQTAKPKKNMKERKAPVHEIMPQSTATPNNIVSLQAAMSSKGAKVVLVEPRVYAEAQDIAEHLKNKRATIVNLQRIEREQGKRIIDFLSGTVYALAGDIQRIGKDIFLCTPDNVEVTGEITNFILDDN
- a CDS encoding YggT family protein — its product is MTFLIILNYISLAFRIYSFLLIIYILMSWVPAAQNSSFGRMLARVCEPYLGIFRRFIPPIGMIDISPIVAIFMLNFIERGLFIVIQKIYFMFI
- a CDS encoding YlmH family RNA-binding protein — its product is MEHLIQHFRKEEQPFIEQVVNWQREVEDRYAPKLTDFLDPRQRFIVASIIGQDDTLKTASMGLFDKAERQRMLIFPTYFEPTEDDFQLVAFTIHYPVKFVQLRHPDVLGALLSLGLNRGKFGDIRVNEHQVQFVVAQEVADYVRLHLTGIGKVKVHVEAIKEMEPLLVNEDEWLEESHTVSSMRLDVIIATVLNVSRQKAQALITGNKVRVNWTERDAVAFELQEGDILSIRGSGRVKIIMTEGRTKKDKIRLQIGRLAQKA
- a CDS encoding DivIVA domain-containing protein translates to MPLSPIDIHNKEFTKTFRGYAEDEVNEFLDQIIKDYEILLREKKEVDRQLEIALEQARHFNTLEETLQKSIVVAQEAADEVRRNSQKEAKLIVKEAEKNADRIVNEALTKARKVTIEIDELKKQSKVFRNRFKMLVEAQLDLLNADDWDHLLQYDIDLTEIQASVEEAQESEDL